One genomic window of Oncorhynchus masou masou isolate Uvic2021 unplaced genomic scaffold, UVic_Omas_1.1 unplaced_scaffold_531, whole genome shotgun sequence includes the following:
- the LOC135535911 gene encoding zinc finger protein ZFP2-like produces MADVPNVSHSVVKLRTSERGTQNQTGSERGKLYQSPRQEHRTKQAVNAVSYNQSPRQEHRTKQAVNATSMSEPKSIESLGSGCGVPDQRTSQLGPEMVSVKLEDCSQPLQLNVIVKEEPEVLEEEMAVKEEEAEEDRAEVEERAIKEEVEERAIKEEVEESRVNDEESPVKHEVKKSGVNDAESPVKQEVKESGVNDEESPVKQEVKESGVNDEESPVKQEVKESGVNDEESPVKQEVKESGVNDEESPVKQEVKESGVNDEESPVKEENRDGSPDVEEVDSITDPGEISNPGSDSEPSSTASGNHKQHRRRNSGQKHHHCMDCFTSFYDPEELRRHTCRPRPCSDCRDSFICPIHLKSHQQTHRIKKIYPCDQCGKSFPTPSKQMTHQKTHTGERPYHCSQCGTSVSNLAHLKRHQRIIHLGEKPYHCSQCDKRFSQAGHLKTHQRTHTGEKPYHCSRCGKSFGRAGSLKTHQITHTEEKPYHCSQCGDNFTSLYFLKKHQITHTGEQPYHCSQCGKSFSQAGDLKQHQRTHTGEKPYHCAQCGKWFGWARALKTHQLTHTEEKPYHCSRCGRSFSQTAHLKKHQLTHTGEKPYNCSQRGKGFSRPAHLTRHQRTHTGEKPYHCSQCGKSCGQTADLKRHQLTHIGEKPYHCSRCGKSFRHLKTLKMHQMRSFSTAVSVGRVLNA; encoded by the exons ACTTCCATGTCTGAACCCAAGTCCATAGAGTCCCTGGGTTCTGGCTGTGGTGTTCCAGACCAGAGAACCTCACAGCTGGGTCCAGAGATGGTCTCAGTGAAGCTGGAGGACTGCAGTCAACCACTGCAACTCAATGTGATTGTCAAAGAAGAGCCAGAAGTCCTAGAGGAAGAGATGGCTGTcaaagaggaggaggcagaggaggatagAGCA gaggtggaggagagagcaatcaaagaggaggtggaggagagagcaatcaaggaggaggtggaggagagcagAGTCAACGACGAGGAGAGTCCAGTCAAACACGAGGTGAAGAAGAGCGGAGTCAACGACGCGGAGAGTCCAGTCAAACAGGAGGTGAAGGAGAGCGGAGTCAACGACGAGGAGAGTCCAGTCAAACAGGAGGTGAAGGAGAGCGGAGTCAACGACGAGGAGAGTCCAGTCAAACAGGAGGTGAAGGAGAGCGGAGTCAACGACGAGGAGAGTCCAGTCAAACAGGAGGTGAAGGAGAGCGGAGTCAACGACGAGGAGAGTCCAGTCAAACAGGAGGTGAAGGAGAGCGGAGTCAACGACGAGGAGAGTCCAGTCAAAGAAGAGAACAGGGATGGGTCTCCAGATGTAGAGGAAGTAGATAGTATCACTGATCCAG GAGAGATCTCCAACCCAGGTTCAGACAGTGAGCCCAGTTCCACAGCATCAGGAAACCATAAACAACACAGACGGAGGAACTCAGGACAGAAACATCACCACTGCATGGACTGCTTCACTAGTTTCTATGATCCAGAGGAGTTGAGAAGGCACACTTGTAGGCCCCGCCCCTGCTCAGATTGCAGAGACAGTTTTATTTGTCCAATTCACCTCAAATCACACCAACAGACTCACAGAATAAAGAAGATTTATCcgtgtgatcaatgtgggaagagcttTCCGACACCAAGCAAACAGATGACGCACCAGAaaactcacacaggagagaggccttaccactgctcccaatgtggGACGAGCGTCAGTAATTTAGCACATCTAAAGCGACACCAGAGGATAATACACCtgggagagaagccttaccactgctctcagTGTGATAAGCGCTTCAGTCAGGCAGGTCATCTGAAGACACACCAGcgaactcacacaggagagaagccttaccactgctctcggtgtgggaagagctttGGTCGGGCAGGATCTCTGAAGACACACCAGATTACTCACACAGAAGAGAAGCCGTATCACTGCTCTCAATGTGGGGATAACTTCACCAGTTTATATTTCCTAAAGAAACACCAGATAACTCACACAGGAGAGCAGCCGTaccactgctctcagtgtggaaagagctTCAGTCAGGCAGGAGACCTGAAGCAACACCAGcgaactcacacaggagagaagccatacCACTGCGCTCAGTGTGGGAAGTGGTTTGGTTGGGCACGAGCTCTAAAGACACACCAGCTAACTCACACAGAGGAGAAGCCTTATCACTGCTCTCGGTGTGGGAGGAGCTTCAGTCAGACGGCACACCTGAAGAAACACCAGCTAactcacactggagagaagccttacaacTGCTCTCAACGTGGGAAGGGTTTCAGTCGGCCAGCACACCTAACGAGACACCAGCGAACTCACaccggagagaagccttaccactgctctcaATGTGGGAAGAGCTGCGGTCAGACAGCAGACCTAAAGAGGCACCAGCTAACGCACAtcggagagaagccttaccactgctcccggtgtgggaagagtttcaggCATTTAAAAACTCTGAAGATGCACCAGATGAGAAGCTTTTCCACTGCTGttagtgtgggaagagttttaaaTGCATAA